A single window of Streptomyces cathayae DNA harbors:
- a CDS encoding bifunctional nuclease family protein encodes MNELDVVGVRVEMPSNQPIVLLREVGGDRYLPIWIGPGEATAIAFAQQGMAPARPLTHDLFKDVLEAVGQELTEVRITDLREGVFYAELVFASGVEVSARPSDAIALALRTGTPIYGSDTVLDDAGIAIPDEQEDEVEKFREFLDQISPEDFGSSSQ; translated from the coding sequence GTGAACGAGCTCGATGTCGTAGGTGTCCGGGTCGAAATGCCCTCGAACCAACCGATCGTGCTGCTGCGCGAAGTGGGAGGCGACCGGTACCTCCCCATCTGGATCGGGCCGGGGGAGGCGACGGCCATCGCCTTCGCCCAGCAGGGCATGGCTCCGGCGCGCCCGCTGACCCACGACCTCTTCAAGGACGTGCTGGAAGCCGTCGGTCAAGAGCTCACGGAAGTGCGCATCACGGATCTGCGCGAGGGGGTCTTCTACGCGGAGCTGGTCTTCGCCAGCGGCGTGGAGGTCAGTGCCCGGCCGTCCGACGCCATAGCGCTGGCGCTGCGCACGGGGACGCCGATCTACGGCAGTGACACGGTCCTCGACGACGCGGGGATCGCCATCCCGGACGAGCAGGAGGACGAGGTGGAGAAGTTCCGCGAGTTCCTCGACCAGATCTCGCCGGAGGATTTCGGCTCCAGCAGTCAGTGA
- a CDS encoding MerR family transcriptional regulator gives MLHTPSGGAGHGAAAAETGLMSIGTVLNTLREEFPEVTISKIRFLESEGLIEPRRTPSGYRKFSAADVERLGHVLRMQRDHYLPLKVIREHVEAMERGEALPLPVLSRQREGEAGPEPSADPASTAARIGRAQLLAAAGIDQEQLAEWESYGLLAPVEDEVYDAEAVTVAGLITELGRFGIEPRHLRAMKAAAEREAGLVDQVVAPLKRHRNPQTRAHAQARAKELAGLTVKLHAALVSSALGVRLP, from the coding sequence ATGCTTCACACACCGAGCGGCGGTGCCGGGCACGGCGCCGCCGCAGCGGAAACCGGACTGATGAGCATCGGCACGGTGCTGAACACGCTGCGCGAGGAATTCCCCGAAGTCACCATCTCCAAGATCCGCTTCCTGGAGTCGGAGGGGCTCATCGAGCCGCGGCGGACCCCCTCGGGGTATCGCAAGTTCAGCGCGGCGGACGTCGAGCGGCTCGGTCATGTCCTGAGGATGCAGCGGGACCACTACCTGCCGCTCAAGGTGATCCGTGAGCACGTGGAGGCGATGGAGCGCGGCGAGGCCCTCCCGCTGCCGGTGCTGTCCCGGCAGCGGGAGGGGGAAGCCGGCCCCGAGCCGTCCGCCGATCCTGCCTCCACGGCGGCCCGGATCGGGCGGGCGCAGCTGCTGGCGGCCGCCGGCATCGACCAGGAGCAGCTCGCGGAGTGGGAGTCGTACGGGCTGCTCGCTCCCGTCGAGGACGAGGTGTACGACGCCGAGGCGGTCACCGTCGCCGGTCTCATCACCGAGTTGGGGCGGTTCGGGATCGAGCCGAGACACCTGAGGGCGATGAAGGCCGCCGCGGAGCGGGAGGCCGGGCTGGTGGACCAGGTCGTCGCCCCGCTCAAACGCCACCGCAATCCGCAGACCAGGGCTCATGCGCAGGCGCGTGCGAAGGAGCTCGCCGGTCTCACGGTGAAGCTGCACGCCGCGTTGGTGAGCTCGGCGCTCGGAGTGCGGCTGCCCTGA
- a CDS encoding MerR family transcriptional regulator, translated as MRSTGDGTAGGAPGHGLGASGPYPHPGPQLRASGAYAHYGSVADHAPQRPSAVPSSGGATTSMVSEEIGYRGPTACAAAGITYRQLDYWARTGLVEPSVRPAHGSGTQRLYSFRDVVVLKIVKRFLDTGVSLQNIRTAVQHLRERGFRDLERMTLMSDGATVYECDTPDEVHALLQGGQGIFGIAVGVVWRDVESALSQLHGERVDTGETLIGPNPADELARRRNRAV; from the coding sequence GTGAGAAGCACCGGCGACGGTACGGCCGGGGGTGCCCCCGGACACGGTCTCGGGGCGAGCGGTCCGTACCCTCACCCAGGCCCTCAGCTCCGCGCGAGCGGGGCGTATGCCCATTACGGCAGTGTGGCCGATCATGCTCCGCAGCGGCCGTCGGCCGTGCCGAGCAGCGGAGGGGCGACGACGTCCATGGTGTCCGAGGAGATCGGTTATCGCGGCCCCACGGCCTGCGCGGCCGCCGGTATCACCTACCGGCAACTGGACTACTGGGCCCGCACGGGACTGGTCGAGCCCAGTGTGCGGCCCGCGCACGGCTCCGGGACGCAGCGGCTGTACAGCTTCCGGGACGTCGTCGTCCTGAAGATCGTCAAGCGGTTCCTGGACACCGGCGTGTCGCTGCAGAACATCCGTACCGCCGTCCAGCATCTGCGGGAGCGAGGCTTTCGTGATCTGGAGCGCATGACGCTGATGAGCGACGGCGCCACGGTCTACGAGTGCGACACGCCGGATGAGGTCCATGCCCTGCTCCAGGGTGGCCAGGGGATCTTCGGGATCGCCGTCGGTGTGGTGTGGCGGGACGTCGAGAGCGCGCTGTCCCAGTTGCACGGGGAGCGTGTCGACACCGGGGAGACACTGATCGGGCCCAACCCGGCGGACGAGCTGGCGCGGCGGCGGAACCGAGCCGTTTGA
- a CDS encoding DUF881 domain-containing protein translates to MSDHEHDRTTPEPAAGPHSVPGPRPAAGGSLRKELPDEVPAPVSAPTPTVEDGGTPPEPPGSDLTGRQRLVKGLWPPRITRAQLIVAVLLFGLGFGLAVQVASNSEGDSALRGARQEDLVRILDELDDRTERLEDEKQGLEKQRDELENSSDQAEEARRQTAEKERQLGILAGTVAAQGPGITLVIEDTKGMVKANMLLDAVQELRAAGAEAIQLDGVRVVAGTYLSDSGNGVSVDGNKITAPYRFKVIGKPQDLEPALNIPGGVVQTLEKEQATASVERSAKIVVDALRPAKQPDYARSSSP, encoded by the coding sequence ATGAGCGATCACGAGCACGACAGGACGACGCCCGAGCCGGCAGCCGGACCACACTCGGTACCCGGACCACGCCCGGCAGCCGGTGGCAGCCTCCGCAAGGAGCTGCCCGACGAGGTGCCCGCGCCCGTGTCCGCGCCCACGCCGACGGTCGAGGACGGGGGGACACCGCCGGAGCCGCCCGGATCCGATCTGACCGGACGGCAGCGACTGGTGAAGGGATTGTGGCCGCCACGGATCACCCGGGCTCAACTCATCGTCGCCGTGTTGCTGTTCGGCCTGGGTTTCGGCCTGGCCGTCCAGGTCGCCTCGAACAGCGAGGGTGACAGTGCGCTGCGCGGCGCTCGTCAGGAAGATCTTGTCCGTATCCTCGATGAACTCGACGACCGCACGGAGCGTCTTGAGGATGAGAAGCAAGGGCTCGAGAAGCAGCGTGACGAGCTGGAGAACAGCTCGGACCAGGCCGAGGAGGCCCGGAGACAGACAGCCGAGAAGGAACGGCAACTCGGCATCCTGGCGGGCACCGTGGCCGCGCAGGGGCCCGGCATCACGTTGGTCATCGAGGACACGAAGGGGATGGTGAAGGCGAACATGCTGCTCGACGCCGTCCAGGAGCTGCGCGCGGCCGGTGCCGAGGCCATCCAGTTGGACGGCGTGCGGGTCGTGGCGGGCACCTACCTGTCCGATTCCGGCAATGGGGTGAGTGTCGACGGGAACAAGATCACTGCCCCCTATCGTTTCAAGGTCATCGGCAAGCCGCAGGATCTCGAACCGGCGCTCAACATCCCAGGAGGTGTGGTGCAGACTCTCGAGAAGGAACAGGCCACCGCCTCCGTGGAGAGGTCGGCCAAGATCGTCGTGGATGCCTTGCGGCCGGCGAAGCAGCCTGACTACGCTCGGTCGTCCTCCCCGTGA
- a CDS encoding PRC-barrel domain-containing protein, translated as MQTDIDPRNLIGRKAFDRNGTRIGTIDEVYLDDATGIPEWAAIRTGLFSRDAFVPLEPSELIDGSLHIPFERALIKDAPDFGVGRHLSPEQELQLYHHYGLDISAPPPLPDRDFGKLADRDDRHA; from the coding sequence GTGCAGACCGACATCGATCCGCGCAACCTGATCGGCCGCAAGGCCTTCGACCGCAACGGGACCCGGATCGGCACCATCGACGAGGTCTATCTCGACGACGCCACCGGCATACCCGAGTGGGCGGCGATACGCACCGGCCTGTTCAGCAGGGACGCCTTCGTCCCCCTGGAGCCGAGCGAGCTGATCGACGGCAGCCTCCACATTCCCTTCGAACGCGCCCTGATCAAGGACGCCCCCGACTTCGGCGTGGGCCGCCACCTCTCCCCGGAGCAGGAACTCCAGCTCTACCACCACTACGGTCTGGACATCTCCGCGCCTCCCCCGCTTCCGGACCGCGACTTCGGCAAACTCGCCGACCGCGACGACCGCCACGCCTGA
- a CDS encoding FHA domain-containing protein, which yields MGGAWWKLSGGYGRCEDVRVGQCVQSGFVLPHGRVCFGQGESPVKLFGKLFGKSAREGRDSEAARHRAQPETEGSRPLFRDQVDGQGAPSVDPAQSSGIGFGQPSTSGTGGGFSDPYASQAPGGQEDPSMSVLVCARCGNRNPENSRFCSNCGAPLRPGVAPERPSETTSTISISGLEAYDAEVTGQTQMPMLSPEAQAAVDALPVGSALLVVRRGPNSGSRFLLDGDLTTAGRHPQSDIFLDDVTVSRRHVEFRRGQDGSFTVADVGSLNGTYVNRERIDQVGLSNGDEVQIGKYRLVFYASQRGY from the coding sequence ATGGGTGGTGCGTGGTGGAAACTGTCTGGTGGATACGGACGTTGTGAAGATGTCCGGGTCGGCCAATGTGTTCAGTCAGGGTTCGTCCTGCCCCACGGGCGGGTCTGTTTCGGTCAAGGGGAATCGCCCGTGAAGTTGTTTGGGAAGTTGTTCGGCAAGAGCGCACGAGAAGGCCGCGACAGTGAGGCTGCCCGGCATCGTGCCCAGCCGGAGACGGAAGGTTCGCGTCCGCTGTTCCGGGACCAGGTGGACGGCCAGGGCGCGCCGTCGGTTGACCCTGCGCAGTCGAGCGGCATAGGTTTCGGGCAACCGTCAACCTCAGGTACGGGTGGAGGGTTCTCCGACCCGTACGCGTCCCAAGCCCCCGGTGGGCAGGAGGATCCGTCCATGTCGGTCCTGGTATGTGCGAGGTGCGGTAACCGCAACCCGGAGAACAGCCGGTTCTGCTCCAACTGTGGAGCTCCGCTCCGGCCCGGAGTCGCCCCGGAGCGCCCCTCCGAGACGACCTCCACCATCTCCATCTCCGGTCTCGAGGCCTACGACGCGGAGGTCACCGGCCAGACGCAGATGCCGATGCTGTCGCCCGAGGCGCAGGCGGCCGTCGACGCTCTGCCGGTGGGTTCGGCGCTCCTGGTCGTGCGCCGCGGGCCGAACTCGGGAAGCCGCTTCCTGCTGGACGGAGATCTGACGACGGCCGGCCGGCACCCGCAGAGCGACATCTTCCTGGACGACGTGACGGTCTCGCGTCGGCACGTGGAGTTCCGCCGCGGCCAGGACGGTTCCTTCACCGTGGCCGACGTGGGCAGTCTGAACGGCACGTACGTCAACCGTGAGCGCATCGATCAGGTCGGTCTGTCGAACGGTGACGAGGTGCAGATCGGCAAGTACCGGCTGGTGTTCTACGCGAGCCAGCGGGGCTACTGA
- a CDS encoding DNA polymerase IV, giving the protein MRSAPTILHLDMDAFFASVEQASKPSLRGKAVVVGGLGPRGVVATASYEARLFGIRSALPMAQARRLAPNAAYLVPRFAFYRSISDQVMGLLRALSPLVEPLSLDEAFVDLEDGGAAWDERSARLAGARLRADIRAVTGLTGSVGLAASKMLAKIASEQAKPDGLVLIEPGRERSLLAPLPVRTLPGVGPATGDHLRRAGIHTIDELAEAGEDELVRLLGKAHGHALYAMALARDERPVVAERETKSVSVEDTYDVDIHDRVRVGTEVRRLADRCVRRLRGAGLAGRTIVLKVRRYDFSTLTRSETLRGPTDDPTVVREAAARLLGSVDTTGGVRLLGVGVSGLADYTQEDLFAQAAGGRGEESPGEEAQMAAPAEEERRTSVERSWPAGHDVRHTEYGHGWVQGSGLGRVTVRFETPGSAVGRVRTFRTDDPALQPADPLPLVDRSLGESERPQGGAETSDGSGAGPGGMDPGHSQV; this is encoded by the coding sequence GTGAGATCCGCGCCCACCATCCTGCATCTCGACATGGATGCCTTCTTCGCCTCGGTCGAGCAGGCGTCCAAGCCGAGCCTGCGGGGGAAAGCCGTGGTGGTGGGCGGGCTCGGGCCACGTGGAGTGGTCGCCACCGCTTCGTACGAGGCCCGGCTCTTCGGCATCCGTTCCGCGCTGCCCATGGCGCAGGCGCGACGGCTCGCGCCGAACGCGGCGTATCTCGTGCCGCGCTTCGCGTTCTACCGGTCGATCAGCGACCAGGTGATGGGGCTGCTGCGGGCGCTGTCGCCGCTGGTGGAGCCCTTGAGCCTGGACGAGGCGTTCGTGGACCTGGAGGACGGCGGGGCGGCCTGGGACGAGCGGTCGGCCCGGCTGGCCGGGGCGAGACTGCGCGCGGACATACGGGCGGTCACCGGGCTCACCGGGTCCGTCGGGCTCGCCGCCTCCAAGATGCTGGCGAAGATCGCCTCGGAGCAGGCGAAGCCCGACGGGCTGGTGCTCATCGAGCCGGGGAGGGAGCGGTCCCTGCTGGCACCGCTCCCGGTCCGGACGCTGCCGGGGGTGGGGCCCGCCACCGGTGACCACCTGCGCAGGGCCGGGATCCACACGATCGACGAGCTCGCCGAGGCCGGGGAGGACGAGCTGGTGCGGTTGCTCGGCAAGGCACACGGACACGCGCTGTACGCCATGGCCCTGGCACGGGACGAACGGCCCGTGGTGGCCGAGCGGGAGACGAAGTCGGTGTCGGTCGAGGACACGTACGACGTGGACATTCACGACCGGGTGCGGGTCGGGACGGAGGTGCGGCGGCTCGCCGATCGCTGTGTGCGCAGGCTGCGGGGAGCAGGGCTGGCGGGACGGACCATCGTGCTGAAGGTGCGGCGCTACGACTTCTCGACGCTCACCCGGTCCGAGACGCTGCGGGGCCCCACGGACGATCCGACGGTGGTGCGTGAGGCGGCGGCGCGGTTGCTGGGGTCGGTCGACACGACGGGCGGAGTACGGCTGCTGGGGGTGGGGGTCAGCGGGCTCGCGGACTACACCCAGGAGGACTTGTTCGCGCAGGCGGCGGGGGGCCGGGGGGAGGAGTCGCCGGGCGAGGAGGCGCAGATGGCCGCACCCGCGGAGGAGGAGCGGCGGACGAGCGTGGAGCGGAGCTGGCCGGCCGGGCACGATGTACGGCACACCGAGTACGGGCACGGGTGGGTCCAGGGCAGCGGCCTGGGCCGGGTCACGGTCCGGTTCGAGACACCCGGCTCGGCGGTGGGACGGGTGAGGACCTTCCGCACCGACGACCCGGCCCTGCAGCCGGCGGATCCGCTGCCCCTGGTGGATCGAAGCCTCGGCGAGAGCGAGAGGCCGCAGGGTGGTGCGGAGACGAGCGATGGCTCGGGGGCGGGTCCCGGGGGCATGGATCCGGGGCACTCACAGGTGTGA
- a CDS encoding small basic family protein, which translates to MIAVLGLVVGVVAGLLVRPEVPAVVEPYLPIAVVAALDAVFGGLRAMLDGIFDDKVFVVSFLSNVVVAALIVFLGDKLGVGAQLSTGVVVVLGIRIFSNAAAIRRHVFRA; encoded by the coding sequence GTGATCGCCGTACTGGGCCTCGTCGTGGGAGTCGTGGCCGGCCTGTTGGTCCGGCCCGAGGTTCCGGCAGTCGTCGAGCCTTACCTGCCGATCGCCGTCGTGGCGGCGCTCGACGCCGTCTTCGGCGGGCTGCGGGCCATGCTCGACGGCATCTTCGACGACAAGGTCTTCGTGGTGTCGTTCCTGTCGAACGTGGTGGTGGCCGCGCTGATCGTCTTCCTCGGCGACAAGTTGGGCGTGGGAGCCCAGCTGTCCACCGGGGTCGTGGTCGTCCTCGGCATCCGGATCTTCTCCAACGCCGCGGCGATCCGCCGGCACGTGTTCCGGGCGTGA
- a CDS encoding DUF881 domain-containing protein: protein MPQQSPVRSTPQRPPRPDASMSLLTNVMDHSLDEGYAEAAARKQADGSGGMPKTLRAKLGLAGGLVLAALVVTVGAAQARVAAPVVAKEREELIDRIDRETEAADKLKDGVDALRDDVGARQREALRHSGEGDRTELVGVLAGAVAVHGPGVKLVVNDAKDTSVGGDGDARSTSGFSDTGRVRDRDMQRVVNGLWESGAEAVSINGQRLTALSAIRAAGDAILVDNRPLVPPYTVLAVGDGRQLSSRFQNSADGLYLQALEESYDIRTELSVEDALRLPAAPSVIVRTAQPMTETTSATEKGTS from the coding sequence ATGCCGCAGCAATCCCCCGTTCGGAGCACACCCCAGCGGCCTCCGCGCCCGGACGCGTCCATGTCGTTGCTCACCAACGTGATGGACCACAGCCTCGACGAGGGATACGCCGAGGCCGCCGCGCGAAAGCAGGCCGACGGCAGCGGCGGTATGCCGAAGACCCTCAGGGCGAAACTGGGGCTCGCCGGTGGTCTGGTGCTCGCCGCTCTGGTCGTGACCGTCGGAGCCGCGCAAGCCAGGGTGGCGGCCCCCGTCGTCGCCAAGGAGCGCGAGGAACTGATCGACAGGATCGACCGCGAGACCGAGGCGGCGGACAAGCTCAAGGACGGCGTCGACGCACTCCGTGACGATGTGGGCGCGCGGCAGCGCGAGGCGCTCAGGCACAGCGGTGAGGGCGACCGCACCGAACTGGTGGGCGTCCTGGCGGGTGCCGTCGCGGTGCACGGCCCCGGAGTGAAGCTCGTGGTGAACGACGCCAAGGACACGAGCGTGGGCGGGGACGGCGACGCGCGGTCGACCTCCGGTTTCTCCGACACCGGGCGGGTCCGCGACCGTGACATGCAACGCGTGGTCAACGGGCTGTGGGAGTCCGGTGCCGAGGCCGTCTCGATCAATGGGCAGCGGCTGACCGCTCTGTCTGCGATCAGGGCCGCGGGAGACGCGATACTGGTCGACAACAGGCCGCTGGTACCGCCGTACACGGTGCTCGCGGTGGGGGACGGCCGACAGCTGAGCAGCCGGTTCCAGAACAGTGCGGACGGGCTGTATCTGCAGGCCCTGGAGGAGAGCTACGACATCCGCACCGAACTTTCGGTGGAGGACGCCCTCCGGCTGCCCGCCGCGCCGAGTGTGATCGTACGAACCGCACAACCGATGACCGAGACGACATCTGCAACTGAGAAGGGCACATCGTGA